The Chryseobacterium sp. JV274 sequence GTTATTCCATCCTTATTAACAGAAAATACATTAGCAGAAAAAATATACAACCTCATGAAAGAATGGGGGAAGACTCCTGTTATTGCGAAAGATATTCCAGGGTTCATAGTCAACAGAATTGCCAGACCTTACTATGGGGAAGGGCTGAGAATTGTTGAAGAAAATATCGCTACACCGGAACAGGTGGATGACGCAATGAAAACACTGGGGAACTTCAAAATGGGACCTTTTGAATTAATGGATCTTATCGGAGTAGATGTAAACTTTGCCGTAACAACAACGGTCTATAAAGATTATTTCTACGATCCGAAATATAAACCATCATTACTTCAGCAAAGAATGTCTGAAGCAAAACTTCATGGCAGAAAAACAGGAAAAGGTTTCTACGATTATAGCGAAGGAGCAGAAAAACCTCTTGCTCAGAAAGATGATTCTTTATATCAGCAGATCTTTTTAAGAATCATTTCCATGCTGATCAACGAAGCGGTTGAAGCCAAAAGATTAGGCGTTGCTAATGACGAAGATATAGAACTGGCAATGCAGAAGGGAGTAAACTATCCAAAAGGATTATTAGGCTGGGGCAAAGAAATCGGATATACAAAAATCTCTGAAACCTTACAGAGCCTTTACGAAGAATATCAGGAAGAGAGATACAGACAAAGTCCTTTACTGAGAAAATTGTAAAGATTAATAACTTTTATTATGAGTAGGTCAAGGAGAAAAACGCCCATAACAGGAATTACAACTGCTGTGACAGAAAAGGAAAATAAAAGAAATGCTAATCGGAAACTGAGAAGATTAAACAAAATCAAAATTCACAAAAGAGATTATGATTTGTTTCTATTAAGAGAGATATCCAATGTCTGGGGATTCGATAAAGATGGTAAACGTTATTTAAAAGATGCCAGCAAAAGATGTTTAATGAAATAAAAAGAAAATATAATTATTTTCATGAATATAGAAGAATTCAGAGCTGAGCTAGAAACCAGGCTTTTAATTGAGAAACAATACTTAACTCAGGAAGCCTCCTCTGTAAATGCTGAGGAAAGGCTTGAGCTGTTAGGAAAGTTTAATGAAAAATATAAGGAGCTGATTAAAAGATTAGCTATTGAAAATGGAATTGATTTAAACGAATCATATCCCTCTGAAAATACATCAGACTCAGAAAATCTTACATATGAGCAAATCATTCTGGGTAAAACGATGGGTGTTTATGACAGATTATCCGATGAGCTGTATGAAGAAATAACAAACATATAATTAACAGAAATGAATCCAAGACAAGTAGCAGATTATATGTTCAATCAGGATTATTTTTCCCAATGGATGAATATCAAGATGATTGAAGTAAAAGAAAATTACTGTTTAATAGAAATGCCCATCAAAAAAGACATGATTAACGGGCTTAAAACTGTTCATGGCGGCGTTACCTTTGCTTTTGCAGACTCTGCACTGGCATTTTCATCCAACAATACCGGAGATGCTGCTGTAGCACTGAACTGTATCATCAATTTTACCAAAGCAGGAAAAGAAGGTGATGTTTTCAGAGCAGAAAGTGTGTTGGTGAATGACACGAGAAAAACAGCCGTTTATGACATTCAGATTACCAATCAAAATCAGGAGCTGGTTGCAAAATTTGTAGGAACGGTCTACAAAATCGGGAAGAAAGTAACTGATTTATAAAAACTAAAACCAGACACCAAATTAAACAAAATGAGAAAAATAATTACATTGTTTTTCGGGATTTCAACCCTTTTGATCAATGCTCAGCAGAAAGTAAATGAAACTTTAAAAAAAGAACTTGATGGCATCATGAAAGTGGATCAGGGATACAGAATGCTTTTTGATACCGAGATAACTCCGGAGAAAAAAGAACAGCTGCTGAAAGATCTGAATATTGACAAGGAAGAGTTCAAAAAGAAAAGCTGGCAGCTGGTGGCAGAACATGATAGCCTGAATATAAAGAAAATTGAAAGTATTATTGCTCAATATGGTTATCCCGGAAAAACACTGGTTGGAGAACCTACGAATCAGGCAGCTTGGTATGTAATTCAGCATTCAACCAAAATTGGAAAATATCTGCCTCTCATTAAGGAAGCTGGGAAAAAGAAAGAAATTCCGTTCACATGGGTTGCCATGATGGAAGATAGATATCTGATGCAGGAGGACAAAGAACAGATCTATGGAACGCAGGGAAAAGGTGAAATGACAAAAGATAAAGACGGAAAACAAATCTTTGTCAATTTTGTATGGCCAGTCAAAGATCTTAAAAATGTAAATAAAAGAAGAAAAGAAGCAGGGTTTGATTCCACCTTTGAAGAAAGCGTCCAAAGAATGTATGGGAAGGACTTCAAATATGAACCCTATACTTTAAAACAGGTTTTAGAACTAAGAAATAAAAACAAATAAATAAAAAAGATAGCGTATAATTTTCAAATTATCCATTATCCTATTTTCAAAGTAAAATTATGAACAACGTATACATCATAGACTATGTCAGAACTCCCATCTCAAAACTGCAGGGAGGATTATCAGAAGTAAGAGCAGATGATCTGGCAGCTATTGTGATCAAAGAAGTGGTTGCTAGAAATCCTGAAGTTCCTGTAGGGGAAATTGAAGACGTTATTTTCGGATGTGCCAATCAGGCGGGAGAAGATAACAGAAACGTTGCAAGAATGGGACTTTTACTGGCTGGTCTTCCTTATAAAATCGGAGGAGAGACTGTTAACAGACTATGTGCTTCCGGAATGTCTGCTGTAGCAAATGCATTCCGCTCCATTGCTGCAGGAGAAGGGGAAATTTATATTGCAGGAGGAGTCGAGCATATGACGCGTTCTCCTTATGTGATGTCAAAACCAAGTGCTGCTTTCGGAAGAGACAGCCAGATGTTTGATACCACTTTCGGATGGCGTTTCATCAACCCTAAAATGAAAGAATTGTACGGAGTTGACGGAATGGGAGAAACTGCTGAAAACTTAGCAGATATCCACCAGATCAGCAGAGAAGATCAGGATAAATTTGCCCTTTGGTCTCAGCAGAAAGCAACGAAAGCTCAGGAAAGCGGAAGGCTTGCAGAAGAAATTGTAAAAGTTGAAATTCCTCAGAGAAAAGGGGATCCTGTTGTTTTCGAAAAAGATGAATTTATCAAGCCGACGTCTTCTATGGAAGGGCTGACAAAACTTCGTCCGGCTTTCAGAAAAGAAGGAACGGTAACTGCTGGTAACGCTTCAGGAATGAATGACGGAGCCGCTGCTTTGATTCTAGCAAGCGAAGAAGCCGTTAAAAAATATGGTTTAAAACCAAAAGCAAAAATTCTGGGATCTTCCGTAGCAGGTGTTGAACCAAGAATTATGGGAATTGGTCCTGTAGAAGCAGCTCAAAAAGTATTGAAAAGATTAAATCTTTCTCTTGAAGATATGGATATCATCGAGCTCAACGAAGCATTTGCTGCACAGGCGCTGGCTGTAACCAGAAGCTTAGGGTTGAAAGATGATGATTCAAGAATAAACCCGAACGGAGGTGCTATTGCGATTGGCCACCCACTGGGAGTTTCCGGAGCCAGAATTGTAGGTTCTGCCGCAATAGAGCTTCAGAAGCAGGATAAAAAATATGCTTTGTGTACCCTTTGTATCGGTGTCGGACAGGGATATGCAATGGTAATCGAAAAAGTGTAATCAATTAAAAAAGATAAAAGATATAGAGTCAGGAAAAATGTCTGACATCTGAAATCTACTATCTGATCTCTAACAAATATGAACATCTACTCATACCATGGGATTCGTCCCATTATAAAACCATCTGCTTACATTCATCCGCAGGCAGTCATTATCGGGAACGTAGAAATAGGAGAAGAAGTATATATTGGTCCCAATGCGGTGATCCGTGGCGACTGGGGAAAAATTATCATTAAAGATGGAGCCAACGTACAGGAAAATTGTACCCTTCATGTTTTCCCGAATATAGAAACCATTTTAGAAGAGTCTGCCCATATCGGACATGGAGCAATTATTCATTCTGGTCACATTGGAAAAAATTGTCTGATTGGAATGAATTCCGTTGTGATGGACAAAGCCTATATCGGTGATGAGAGTATCGTGGGAGCATTGGCTTTTGTACCGGCTAATTTCAGATGTGAACCAAGGAAACTGATCGTTGGAAGCCCTGCAAAAATTATCCGTGACGTTTCCGACGAAATGATACACTGGAAAACAGAAGGAACAAAACTTTATCAGGAGTTGGCAAGAGAAGGAAAAGAAGCTATTCTGCCTTGTGAGCCTTTTACTGAATATGTTCAGCAGATTCCAACGAAAATTGTTGATTACAGCATTTGGGATGATATAAAATAATGACCATTTAAAATTAAATATGATTAAAAAAATTGCACTTATATGCAGCATGGTGTTGGCGATGAATGGTGTGGTATCAGCACAGACTGTTACAACAAAACCGCTTACAATCGGAGAAGTGAGGACGATCAAGTCCAAAACGTTAAATGAAGACAGAACGTTGAATATTTATCTTCCACAAGGCTATGATAAAACAAAATCATACCCGGTGATCTATCTGTTGGATGGAAGTATGAATGAAGATTTTATTCACGTGACAGGATTAGTACAATTCTTTAATCAGATGTATTCCATGCCGGAAACCATCGTGGTAGGAGTTGCTAATGTAGACAGAAAAAGGGATTTTACTTTTCATACGGATTTAAAAGACTTGCAGAAAGACTATCCTACAACAGGACATTCTGATAAGTTTATAGCATTCCTTGAAAAAGAATTAAAACCTTATGTGGAAAGTCAGTTCAAAACTACAGACAAATACCTTTTCGGTCAATCTTTAGGAGGGCTTTTGGCCACAGAAATCCTTTTGAAAAAACCGGAAATGTTCAACAACTACTTTATCATTAGCCCAAGTTTGTGGTGGGATGACGAAAGCCTTTTAAAACAAGCTCCACAATTACTTTCAAAATCTCCGGATACGAAGAAATTCATTTATGTTTCTGTAGGAAAAGGAGAGCATCCGGTGATGGTAAAAGATGCCGAAGCTTTCTATGACGTTTTAAAAAAGGCAGGAAAGAAAAACTGGACGGTAGAATATAAAATGATGG is a genomic window containing:
- a CDS encoding PaaI family thioesterase, whose protein sequence is MNPRQVADYMFNQDYFSQWMNIKMIEVKENYCLIEMPIKKDMINGLKTVHGGVTFAFADSALAFSSNNTGDAAVALNCIINFTKAGKEGDVFRAESVLVNDTRKTAVYDIQITNQNQELVAKFVGTVYKIGKKVTDL
- a CDS encoding alpha/beta hydrolase codes for the protein MIKKIALICSMVLAMNGVVSAQTVTTKPLTIGEVRTIKSKTLNEDRTLNIYLPQGYDKTKSYPVIYLLDGSMNEDFIHVTGLVQFFNQMYSMPETIVVGVANVDRKRDFTFHTDLKDLQKDYPTTGHSDKFIAFLEKELKPYVESQFKTTDKYLFGQSLGGLLATEILLKKPEMFNNYFIISPSLWWDDESLLKQAPQLLSKSPDTKKFIYVSVGKGEHPVMVKDAEAFYDVLKKAGKKNWTVEYKMMETDNHATILHRSLYEGLVKMFPYQEPK
- a CDS encoding DUF6624 domain-containing protein, with the protein product MRKIITLFFGISTLLINAQQKVNETLKKELDGIMKVDQGYRMLFDTEITPEKKEQLLKDLNIDKEEFKKKSWQLVAEHDSLNIKKIESIIAQYGYPGKTLVGEPTNQAAWYVIQHSTKIGKYLPLIKEAGKKKEIPFTWVAMMEDRYLMQEDKEQIYGTQGKGEMTKDKDGKQIFVNFVWPVKDLKNVNKRRKEAGFDSTFEESVQRMYGKDFKYEPYTLKQVLELRNKNK
- the pcaF gene encoding 3-oxoadipyl-CoA thiolase, coding for MNNVYIIDYVRTPISKLQGGLSEVRADDLAAIVIKEVVARNPEVPVGEIEDVIFGCANQAGEDNRNVARMGLLLAGLPYKIGGETVNRLCASGMSAVANAFRSIAAGEGEIYIAGGVEHMTRSPYVMSKPSAAFGRDSQMFDTTFGWRFINPKMKELYGVDGMGETAENLADIHQISREDQDKFALWSQQKATKAQESGRLAEEIVKVEIPQRKGDPVVFEKDEFIKPTSSMEGLTKLRPAFRKEGTVTAGNASGMNDGAAALILASEEAVKKYGLKPKAKILGSSVAGVEPRIMGIGPVEAAQKVLKRLNLSLEDMDIIELNEAFAAQALAVTRSLGLKDDDSRINPNGGAIAIGHPLGVSGARIVGSAAIELQKQDKKYALCTLCIGVGQGYAMVIEKV
- a CDS encoding 3-hydroxyacyl-CoA dehydrogenase NAD-binding domain-containing protein; its protein translation is MNIGIIGAGTMGVGIAQVAATAGCKVVLFDANAPQIDKALSGLEKTLQKLAEKGKISQEKAAEIRNNIVKGEALQDLKDSDLVIEAIIENKDIKTKVFTELENYVSESCILSSNTSSISITSLGAELKKPERFIGIHFFNPAPLMPLVEVIPSLLTENTLAEKIYNLMKEWGKTPVIAKDIPGFIVNRIARPYYGEGLRIVEENIATPEQVDDAMKTLGNFKMGPFELMDLIGVDVNFAVTTTVYKDYFYDPKYKPSLLQQRMSEAKLHGRKTGKGFYDYSEGAEKPLAQKDDSLYQQIFLRIISMLINEAVEAKRLGVANDEDIELAMQKGVNYPKGLLGWGKEIGYTKISETLQSLYEEYQEERYRQSPLLRKL
- a CDS encoding transferase hexapeptide repeat family protein, with amino-acid sequence MNIYSYHGIRPIIKPSAYIHPQAVIIGNVEIGEEVYIGPNAVIRGDWGKIIIKDGANVQENCTLHVFPNIETILEESAHIGHGAIIHSGHIGKNCLIGMNSVVMDKAYIGDESIVGALAFVPANFRCEPRKLIVGSPAKIIRDVSDEMIHWKTEGTKLYQELAREGKEAILPCEPFTEYVQQIPTKIVDYSIWDDIK